A single genomic interval of Streptomyces sp. BA2 harbors:
- a CDS encoding ROK family glucokinase, with product MGLTIGVDIGGTKIAAGVVDEEGTILDTHKVPTPPTAEGIVDAICAAVSGAGKGNDVEAVGIGAAGYVDDKRATVLFAPNIDWRHEPLKDKVEQRVGLPVVVENDANAAAWGEYRFGAGAGHEDVIVITLGTGLGGGIIIGNKLRRGRFGVAAEFGHIRVVPDGLLCGCGSQGCWEQYASGRALVRYGRQRANATPEAAELLLGLGDGTVEGIEGKHISEAARQGDPVAVDSYRELARWVGAGLADLASLFDPSAFIVGGGLSDEGELVLDPIRKSFRRWLIGGQWRPHAQVLAAQLGNKAGLVGAADLARQG from the coding sequence ATGGGACTCACCATCGGCGTCGATATCGGCGGCACGAAGATCGCGGCCGGAGTGGTCGACGAAGAGGGCACCATTCTCGACACCCACAAGGTGCCCACGCCGCCGACCGCCGAAGGCATCGTGGACGCGATCTGTGCCGCCGTGTCCGGGGCCGGCAAGGGGAACGACGTGGAGGCCGTCGGCATCGGCGCCGCCGGTTACGTGGACGACAAGCGCGCCACCGTTCTCTTCGCACCGAACATCGACTGGCGCCACGAGCCGCTCAAGGACAAGGTCGAGCAGCGGGTCGGCCTTCCGGTCGTCGTGGAGAACGACGCGAACGCCGCGGCCTGGGGCGAGTACCGCTTCGGCGCGGGCGCGGGCCACGAGGACGTCATCGTCATCACGCTGGGCACGGGCCTCGGCGGCGGCATCATCATCGGCAACAAGCTGCGGCGCGGACGCTTCGGCGTGGCCGCCGAGTTCGGGCACATCCGGGTCGTGCCGGACGGGCTCCTGTGCGGCTGCGGAAGCCAGGGCTGCTGGGAGCAGTACGCGTCGGGGCGCGCCCTCGTCCGGTACGGACGACAGCGGGCCAATGCCACGCCGGAGGCCGCGGAGCTGCTCCTCGGCCTGGGCGACGGCACCGTCGAGGGCATCGAGGGCAAGCACATCAGCGAGGCGGCCCGGCAGGGTGACCCCGTCGCCGTCGACTCCTACCGCGAGCTGGCCCGCTGGGTCGGCGCGGGCCTGGCCGACCTGGCCTCGCTCTTCGACCCCTCCGCGTTCATCGTGGGCGGCGGCCTCTCCGACGAGGGCGAACTGGTGCTCGACCCGATCCGCAAGTCTTTCCGCCGGTGGCTCATCGGCGGGCAGTGGCGTCCGCATGCGCAAGTGCTTGCAGCTCAGCTGGGTAATAAGGCGGGGCTCGTGGGCGCCGCTGACCTGGCTCGGCAGGGCTGA